A section of the bacterium genome encodes:
- a CDS encoding flippase-like domain-containing protein encodes MSASPVVSTSPLLRWLRTLGPWLLAALIFYWIFDQVPLGEAWTAAANADLGLFVPTTLVAVGYWFLVESRAFAFLFTRFNTPLRWAEARSLRGVTYLLTPINWNLGTAAIIMHLRITRGVGAVDVASSILFYGSLDAIILSSEVFIGALVLPASTTISTILKISGAVIALQALFVATLITRRPAWRPLNWLRSRRIFGTFARARPRDLLVLAFVRTAYFAGFIGFFWFGAKSFQIDVPFAFVAVVTPIVMLAGALPLTPAGFGTQQATMLYFFEPYGIEGSVLAFGLAFPVALILARLPIGVFYGRELGTFRQYLEKARSSDESE; translated from the coding sequence ATGTCAGCGAGCCCTGTGGTCTCAACTTCGCCGCTTCTACGCTGGCTCCGCACGCTGGGGCCGTGGCTCCTGGCTGCGCTCATCTTCTACTGGATCTTCGACCAGGTGCCGCTCGGCGAAGCCTGGACAGCGGCCGCGAACGCCGATCTCGGACTCTTCGTCCCGACGACCCTCGTCGCCGTTGGCTACTGGTTCCTGGTCGAGTCCCGCGCGTTCGCCTTCCTGTTCACCCGCTTCAACACTCCGCTTCGATGGGCCGAGGCGCGATCCCTTCGCGGCGTGACCTACCTCCTCACACCGATCAACTGGAACCTGGGTACGGCTGCGATCATCATGCATCTGCGCATCACCCGGGGTGTCGGGGCGGTCGACGTCGCGAGCTCGATCCTCTTCTACGGAAGCCTGGATGCGATCATCCTTTCCAGCGAAGTCTTCATCGGCGCCCTTGTGCTGCCCGCTTCAACGACGATTTCCACGATTCTGAAAATCAGCGGAGCCGTCATCGCTCTTCAAGCTCTCTTCGTAGCGACGCTGATCACGCGCCGTCCAGCCTGGCGCCCGCTGAACTGGTTGCGCAGTCGCCGCATCTTCGGAACGTTCGCTCGCGCCCGTCCCCGAGATCTCCTGGTGCTCGCGTTCGTGCGAACCGCCTACTTCGCAGGCTTCATCGGATTCTTCTGGTTCGGCGCCAAGAGCTTCCAGATCGACGTGCCCTTTGCGTTCGTCGCCGTCGTTACGCCCATCGTCATGCTGGCCGGAGCCTTGCCGCTCACGCCCGCCGGATTCGGCACACAGCAGGCCACGATGCTCTACTTCTTCGAGCCCTACGGAATAGAAGGCTCGGTCCTCGCCTTCGGACTGGCCTTTCCTGTGGCCTTGATCCTGGCGCGGCTGCCCATCGGCGTCTTCTACGGACGCGAGCTCGGCACGTTCCGGCAGTACCTCGAAAAGGCACGAAGCTCGGACGAGTCCGAATAG